The proteins below are encoded in one region of bacterium:
- a CDS encoding protein-L-isoaspartate(D-aspartate) O-methyltransferase, with the protein MSDIYALARRRMVEQLSAAGIRDAEVLRAMGRVPRHLFVDAALRDRAYGDDALPIGHGQTISQPLMVATMTEALALAGGETVLEIGTGSGYQTAVLAEIADRVFSVECIAPLYRRAREVLDRLGCHRVVLRHGDGTLGWADHGPYDAIIVTAGAPHVPEALTAQLAPGGRLVVPVGGRRSQRLLRLTRREAGDLREELGGCVFVDLVGADGWPRGEAGGAGG; encoded by the coding sequence ATGAGCGACATCTACGCGCTGGCGCGCCGGCGCATGGTCGAGCAGCTCTCCGCCGCGGGCATCCGCGACGCGGAAGTGCTGAGGGCGATGGGCCGCGTGCCGCGCCACCTCTTCGTCGACGCGGCGTTGCGGGACCGCGCATATGGGGACGATGCGCTGCCGATCGGCCACGGCCAGACCATCTCGCAGCCGCTCATGGTCGCCACGATGACGGAGGCGCTCGCGCTTGCCGGCGGGGAGACGGTCCTGGAGATCGGCACGGGCTCGGGCTACCAGACCGCGGTCCTGGCCGAGATCGCGGACCGGGTCTTCTCGGTGGAGTGCATCGCGCCGCTCTACCGCCGCGCGCGGGAGGTGCTCGACCGGCTCGGCTGCCACCGCGTCGTGCTGCGCCACGGCGACGGGACGCTCGGGTGGGCGGACCACGGCCCCTACGATGCGATCATCGTCACGGCGGGCGCCCCGCACGTCCCGGAAGCGCTCACCGCCCAGCTCGCCCCCGGTGGCCGGCTGGTGGTCCCCGTCGGCGGCCGCCGCTCGCAGCGCCTGCTGCGGCTGACCCGTCGCGAAGCCGGGGATCTGCGCGAGGAGCTCGGCGGCTGCGTCTTCGTCGACCTCGTCGGCGCCGACGGCTGGCCCCGGGGGGAGGCCGGCGGGGCCGGAGGATAG
- a CDS encoding MerR family transcriptional regulator yields MSVPTVHIPDKMFFRIGEVSEITGVKPYVLRYWESEFRLLRPSKNKSGQRVYRRREVETVLEIKDLLHRRKFTIAGAKKWLSGEGRQAPAERQMELGFAAGDRTQVMRRVREGLAALEKMLE; encoded by the coding sequence ATGAGCGTGCCGACGGTGCACATCCCGGACAAGATGTTCTTCCGCATCGGCGAGGTCTCGGAGATCACCGGGGTCAAGCCGTACGTGCTGCGCTACTGGGAATCGGAGTTCCGGCTCCTGCGGCCGAGCAAGAACAAGTCCGGCCAGCGCGTCTACCGGCGCCGCGAGGTCGAGACGGTGCTGGAGATCAAGGACCTGCTCCACCGCCGCAAGTTCACCATCGCCGGCGCGAAGAAGTGGCTCAGCGGGGAGGGGCGCCAGGCCCCCGCGGAGCGCCAGATGGAACTGGGTTTCGCCGCCGGCGACCGCACGCAGGTGATGCGCCGCGTGCGCGAGGGTTTGGCGGCGCTCGAAAAGATGTTAGAGTAG
- a CDS encoding integration host factor subunit alpha → MTKADIVSALYEKIGLSKKETAHIVEVVLETIKENLERGEKIKLAGFGNFVVRRKVARKGRNPKTGEEIEISRRRVVTFRPSQILRKVANP, encoded by the coding sequence ATGACCAAGGCCGACATCGTCAGCGCCCTGTACGAGAAGATCGGGCTCTCCAAGAAGGAGACCGCGCACATCGTCGAGGTGGTGCTCGAGACCATCAAGGAGAACCTCGAGCGGGGCGAGAAGATCAAGCTCGCCGGCTTCGGCAACTTCGTGGTCAGGCGGAAAGTGGCCCGCAAGGGGCGCAACCCGAAGACCGGCGAGGAGATCGAGATCTCGCGGCGGCGGGTCGTCACCTTCCGTCCCTCCCAGATCCTGCGCAAGGTCGCCAATCCCTGA